One part of the Glycine max cultivar Williams 82 chromosome 14, Glycine_max_v4.0, whole genome shotgun sequence genome encodes these proteins:
- the LOC100816510 gene encoding K(+) efflux antiporter 6: protein MKKIINERPQIDPSPTITTFNSLSFSLVFFFSAPRFSHFSTSFLSLSATPANTQHRHLLTCAGGAMSRARSRSRSPSPSPCCGDSHLVLLLPVMLAVFFNSLLLLPRSSLAIRPTESDRIELANATESSSNVSLSRPREGTFADMIDRALEHEFTENDQNEATADPGSFNNSVAEQQAVLETVARVTPNKNDTKDEKSFQLHHVFNRAEETPMLIDRKDNVFIISNFKSKYPVLQLDLRLISDLVVAIVSATCGGVAFAFAGQPVITGYLLAGSIVGPGGFNFISEMVQVETVAQFGVIFLLFALGLEFSATKLRVVRAVAVIGGLLQIFLFMCMCGLTVSLCGGKASEGVFVGAFLSMSSTAVVLKFLMEKNTTNALHGQVTIGTLILQDCAVGLLFALLPVLGGTSGVFQGVLSMTKLLVTLIAFLSVLSILSRTCLPWLLKLMISLSSQTNELYQLASVAFCLLVAWCSDKLGLSLELGSFAAGVMIATTDLAQHTLEQIEPIRNLFAALFLASIGMLIHVHFLWNHVDILVASVILVIVIKTIIIASVVKGFGYNNKTSIHVGMSMAQIGEFAFVLLSRASNLHLVEGKLYLLLLGTTALSLVTTPLLFKLIPAVVHLGVLLRWFSTDSSMEIGYKLDNLRSDSGKQRIILMDQESHDS from the exons atgaaaaaaataattaacgaaCGACCTCAAATTGACCCTTCACCAACAATTACCACTTTCAACTCCCTCTCATTCTCtcttgtcttcttcttctctgctCCTCGTTTTTCTCACTTCTCAACTtccttcctctctctctctgcaaCGCCGGCGAACACGCAGCACCGCCACCTGCTAACGTGCGCCGGCGGAGCAATGTCGCGAGCAAGATCACGCTCACGCTCACCCTCACCGTCACCGTGCTGCGGTGACAGTCACTTAGTGCTGCTGCTGCCTGTGATGCTCGCTGTTTTCTTCAACTCACTCCTTCTGCTTCCTCGTTCCTCGCTCGCTATTCGACCTACCGAGTCGGATCGGATCGAACTCGCCAATGCGACCGAGTCCAGCAGCAACGTCTCCCTCTCGCGCCCTCGCGAAGGAACCTTCGCCGACATGATTGATCGCGCGCTCGAGCACGAGTTCACCGAGAACGACCAGAACGAAG CAACGGCTGATCCGGGAAGCTTCAACAACAGTGTAGCAGAACAACAG GCTGTTCTGGAAACTGTGGCCAGAGTCACACCAAACAAGAATGACACGAAAGATGAAAA ATCATTTCAACTACATCATGTATTCAATAGAGCTGAGGAAACCCCGATGTTGATAGATCGAAAG GACAATGTCTTCATCATTTCTAACTTTAAATCCAAGTACCCGGTGCTCCAGCTAGATTTACG ATTGATTTCAGACCTGGTAGTTGCTATTGTTTCAGCAACTTGTGGTGGCGTTGCATTTGCTTTTGCTGGACAACCG GTCATTACCGGATATCTTTTAGCTGGCTCCATAGTTGGACCTGGTGGCTTTAACTTCATCAGCGAAATGGTGCAG GTGGAAACAGTTGCACAATTTGGTGTAATATTCCTTTTGTTTGCATTGGGCTTGGAGTTCTCCGCAACAAAG CTTCGAGTTGTTCGAGCTGTTGCTGTTATTGGAGGCCTACTTCAGATTTTTCTGTTTATGTGCATGTGTGGACTTACTGTATCA CTATGTGGTGGTAAAGCCTCAGAAGGGGTTTTTGTTGGTGCTTTCCTTTCCATGTCTTCAACAGCAGTG GTCTTGAAGTTTTTGATGGAAAAGAACACCACTAATGCTCTTCATGGACAAGTCACTATTGGGACCCTGATTTTGCAG GACTGTGCTGTTGGATTGCTCTTTGCATTGCTTCCAGTTCTGGGTGGCACCTCAGGTGTTTTTCAAGGAGTGTTATCAATGACCAAGCT GTTGGTGACATTGATTGCATTCCTCTCTGTTCTGTCAATATTGTCTCGCACTTGCCTTCCATGGTTGCTTAAACTGATGATAAGCCTCTCATCACAG ACAAATGAACTCTATCAATTGGCGTCAGTTGCATTCTGCTTGCTAGTAGCCTGG TGTAGCGATAAGCTGGGACTAAGTCTAGAACTAGGTTCCTTTGCTGCTGGAGTGATGATTGCAACCACTGATCTGGCTCAACATACACTAGAGCAA ATTGAACCTATTCGCAATCTTTTTGCTGCTCTTTTTCTAGCCAGCATTGGAATGCTGATTCATGTTCATTTTCTCTGGAACCATGTTGATATTTTGGTAGCATCTGTAATATTGGTGATTGTTATAAAAACAATCATAATTGCATCTGTTGTGAAAGGATTTGGTTACAATAACAAGACTTCAATACAT GTTGGAATGTCGATGGCACAGATAGGAGAATTTGCTTTTGTTCTTCTCAGTCGTGCTTCAAACCTTCATCTAGTTGAG ggtaaattatatttgttgctTCTTGGGACCACAGCTCTTAGTCTG GTGacaactcctttacttttcaagcTAATTCCTGCTGTAGTGCATCTTGGTGTGCTACTGAGGTGGTTCTCTACTGACAGTTCAATGGAG ATTGGATATAAGCTAGATAACCTCCGCTCAGATAGTGGTAAGCAGCGGATAATTTTAATGGACCAAGAATCTCATGATTCTTAA
- the LOC100817041 gene encoding uncharacterized protein, whose protein sequence is MADKPSRSLVLFGDGLARFIDSSHSHFHSLASLSSCGFLSLPNSPPSESEDERTVREVAVLLDACPIYLNMGKISDSDNQEDSPKQTLPDRFMGMKAAILTNNSSLKSFSAKLGFSVLKLDELVVGGSAEVVALELLKLLGFQEGKVLDSDHFDLVFFHNGAGEQKVVAADMGYMDALVGGVMSQMQPGSDISSRLHLSVVVSYGNILEGDDSKFSVSKRVDEKNSHLSVLYPLQSYAMKGGIPRKDVRHYSPMLIAQWQSAVTRKDNAERFSFEDFMEHGGNLTIPADRFLHEIAFKLWKAPKYGA, encoded by the exons ATGGCAGATAAGCCAAGTCGATCCCTGGTTTTATTCGGTGATGGGTTAGCTCGTTTCATCGATTCATCGCACTCTCACTTTCACTCTCTCGCTTCTCTATCTTCCTGCGGTTTTTTGAGTCTCCCAAACTCTCCCCCCTCAG AAAGCGAGGATGAGAGGACAGTTCGAGAAGTTGCAGTGCTGTTGGATGCATGTcccatttatttaaatatg GGGAAAATCAGTGATAGTGACAACCAAGAGGATTCACCAAAACAAACCTTGCCTGATAG GTTTATGGGAATGAAAGCTGCTATTTTGACCAACAATTCAAGCTTGAAGTCTTTTAGTGCCAAACTTGGATTTAGTGTTCTTAAATTGGATGAGTTAGTGGTAGGAGGTTCTGCCGAGGTCGTGGCCCTTGAGCTGCTCAAGTTGCTTGGCTTTCAAGAAGGGAAGGTGCTGGACAGTGACCACTTTGATCTGGTTTTCTTTCACAATGGAGCTGGTGAACAAAAAGTGGTTGCTGCTGATATGGGATATATGGATGCCTTGGTTGGAGGGGTAATGAGTCAAATGCAACCTGGATCTGACATCAGTTCACGTCTGCACTTGTCCGTTGTCGTGAGCTATGGCAATATCTTGGAGGGTGATGATTCTAAGTTTTCTGTGTCAAAGAGGGTAGATGAGAAGAACTCCCATCTTTCAGTGCTTTATCCTCTACAAAGTTATGCTATGAAAGGAGGAATTCCTCGAAAGGATGTAAG GCATTATTCTCCCATGTTAATTGCGCAATGGCAATCTGCGGTGACTCGCAAGGATAATGCAGAGAGATTTTCTTTTGAAGATTTTATGGAG CATGGTGGAAATCTTACAATACCGGCAGATAGGTTCTTGCATGAGATAGCCTTTAAGCTTTGGAAAGCTCCCAAGTATGGAGCCTGA